Genomic DNA from Panthera leo isolate Ple1 chromosome E3, P.leo_Ple1_pat1.1, whole genome shotgun sequence:
GATCTGTCCCTCTAGGGACCAGCCCCTGGATTTCCCCAGGAGAGGGATTAATGGTTACCTCAGGAGCAGTGAGCCGACAACTCCCCCaggtcttttctcccctccccagcttcatTTAGCTGAGTCAGGTCACATCAAGGCCGAAAGCTCATCTAGTGGAGTTGGTCACTTTCAAGTTCAGGAGCACTCTTTCCTGGGCCTtagctcccacccctgccccagtgcCCCAGACTCAAAATCTCTCCTTTCATCCCCTAAAATTGCTCACCCTTCAGCCTTGATCTAGGGAGTAGGGCTGAGCCAATCTCCTGATTCTGACTAATCCAGAGGGATCACTTTCAAACCCAAATCTGACAGTGTCACTCCCCTGCTTAGAAACCCTTCCCAGTTCCCCATCATACTAGGAAGGAAGTAGGAACTCTTTAGCCTGATGTTCAAGGCCTGCCACACCCTGACTCCTGACCACCCCTCCCCTTGGTCCTCTATACCAAACctagagtgaaatcatatttccctccacctcccttgCCCTGCCCAGCCCATGTATTTTCACACAACCAAACTTTTGCCTAAGCTGTGCTTTCTGCTTAGAGTGCCTTCTTGCCTCCCAAATGGCTCACTCCTAACTCTCAAGTGGTAGCCTTCAGTACCCAGTCCATGTCAACTCTTCAGGAAAGACTTCTCTGACTTTTCTGATACAGTTCTGAGCACATTGTGTTGTCCTCACATGGGTCCAGGTCTGTCTTTCCAGCAGACTAGAGACTACTCACAAGCAGGAAATGATCAGATTCATCCCTGGAGTCCCATTGCTCAGCACAGGGCTGACTATAAGAAGGGAAGATGTTGATAAATATCAGTATCTCTGCCTTTCTAGAAGAATTGACCAGATTTGGATGTCTGATTATGACAGTTGGGTTCATGCCTGAgatagagaacagaaaacaatattttaggGGGATATGAGTTATATTTAAGGAATGCTTTAGTTTAGGTCCCTTCAAAAGCAGACCCTAAGATGAGAATTTAGGGCAAGGGTTTTCCTgaggaggtgatcccaggaaggACTATGAAGGAGTAGGGAagtgagacaaagaaaaagaaaaaccaataaaGGGAATGATGACTAAAAGGCTACCACTGTGAACAATCCCAATGAGGACTCTTTGAGATACATGTGGAGAACACACCTCAGAACTGACCCCTCAGAGCCAGGGAGCTAGAGTATTTATCAATTCCTGTCTCTAAGTTTACAGAACCTCCCCCTCCTACTTCAGGCCTGCTGGGTGCAGGAGCACACTTGTTATCTCAGAGAGCACCCTCAGAGAGAAACTCAGGGAGCAGCTGGGGAGACTAGGTGTCTGGGAACTGTGTACATAGTGGTTCAAGTGGATATGGGCAGGGCATCCACAGTGTCTGCCTCAAGGGGTGATGAATTTGAAGTGCCTGAGAGAAATCCAGGTGCAAGTGTTGGGCATATTGGGATTATAGGCACTTAAAATCTATCTGCTGTCCTGTGGCCCACAAGACCCTTCATGATATGGTACCTATTTCCTATTTGATCTCACCTTCTACtactctcccccttcctctctctaatCCAGCCATatggccttctttcctttctttcaatatGCCAAACTCTTTCCTACCTCCTGGTCTTACTGTTTCCTCTCCCCTAAATGCTCTCCTTAAGCTCTTTGCCTGACTGTTTTCTTTTGTCAACCTTCCAAGTCTCAATTTACACATTACATATTCACAGGGACTATCTGGTTAAAGTAATCCCTTCCCCAACTtagttctgttttttcccccttttcaccttccctcctttcctttcttcttcattctttccttcattaacaaacatttattaagcacctaccacATGCTAGATCGCATTCTAGAAACTGGAGAGACAATGGTAAGCAAAACAAATGTGTAATCTGACAGATAGCTCTCAGGAGCTTGTATTCAAGTTTCAGAAACAGACATAAACAAGCAACAAATAAACACCTATTTGCATTAGATAAGCGCTATGAGGGACTAGGGAGGTGCTGCGGATGGAAACAAGGGGGAAGAGTGAACTTCACTTAAACCATCAGGAAAGTCTCCATTAGTTCATTACACATGTCACTTGTGTACTTGTTTGTCATCTGTCTCCTCTACTAGACTTCAGCTCCAAGAGGTCAAGAAGCATGTTTGCTTGGTTCCCTATGGTCTCCTTGCACTTGGTATAGAACCTGCCACAGTACATACTCAAAGAAcacttgatgaatgaatgaattgagaCAGGAGCTGGCCAATTTGAGCATTCTCAAGAAAGAGAGGTAGTTACCATCCAGGAAATAGACAGCATTCCCCAGGGAGAATATATGGAAGGAGAAGAGCAGGAGGCCTGGGAAGACCTAGGAAAGGATATGGGGTGGTGAGCTCGAAGCAAGGACAGAGAACATCTTACCTTTGTCTCTTACCCACACATGCTCTCCTTGGCTACCAGGTCTTCCTTAAGTAGGAAGGACCTCTGAGAATCAATCCATCATTTTCAGCCTCAAAGGCTATAGTTTAGATCCAGATTTATAGTTTAGATCCAGGAATCCAGGCCCCCTCACTAGGGAATTGCAGAGTTCAAAGTGAAGGTTCAGGGGCTCAGAAAGGGATTTGGGGAATCAGAGCCTAAACTCCACACCTAAAAatccctggccccaccccttTCTGCTGTGGCTTAGCTCCTTGACCCCTGATCTGAGTTAAAAGCCTTCTTCTGGCTCCTACAGCCCCTAGTGCTTCCTTCAGTCACTGTCTTGACCATCCCACATGTCATTCTCTGCCTAGGGGAGATGTAATGAGTCAACATAAATAAGAGGGAAGCTGTGCCTTAGTGCCCAGATCCAAAAGGTGGGCATAAACTGGTACTTCTGGATGGAACCCCTCTCTGAGGGTCTTAAAAATCTGGAAATTAGACAAGGAAGGTGGTGAGGGTGGAGACAGATTAATTGCCTATTTCAAGAATACATGGAGCTAAAGAAGTGGGGAATGAGGGTGGGAAGTTTCCACGGGGCCCAGCTTGAGCTCCTGTCCTGGCTTGCCAATATCTGTACAATCCTGCGCAGGCTCATTTGATATGTGAAGGACAGCATGCAACGGCTGAGGCTGTAGGTCCACTGCGGCCACAGGGTGATGACCTAGAACCTGCTGCAGCCAGAGACACCAGAGGCAGGGCTTCACCATGCAAGGCTTCCCCACttcgcacccccaccccagggcagtCAGAGACACAGCACCAGTGTGATGTGGAACATGTTTTTATGCAGGTAGAAAAAAAGTGCTCAGAATAgtgagggagcagggagcagggatgTCTTGTCCTGTCCTCTGATTATTAGGAATTGCCCCATAAGGGGGCTCCCTCAAGGTTGGGGATAAAGTGAAGAGTTCACGCAGGGTGGCTCTACTTGTGAGACCCACTTTGGAGCAGTGTGGCTTTGAAACTGGCCAGATCTTTTCTGAATTGACCACAGAGAACTTAAGAGTACAgcaccttgggggtgggggggtctctcTAGCGGGTGGGGCCTcacaggatggggtggggagagcccCAAGCTCAAAGAGCAAGGCCTTTGGGTCAGGAGAGCACGTCTTTTGGGGAAGAGTGGGGGTCTCTGGGGCCTTAGTCTCCTGGGTGGGGGCATCAGGGGCAGGTGGAGAGCCCCACAAGCCATTAGCCGAAGAGCTTGATGAAGCAGGGCTGGCAGTAGGGCTTGCCTGCACGCTCTTGAAAGGAGCCCTTGGTGAGAGGGCGCAGGCAGAAGGTGCAGGTGAAGTGGTCTGGGTGGAAGCGGCGGCCCAGGGCTGACACACAGCGGCCGGTCACCGGGAGGCCACACGTAGCGCACAATGAACCACGCCGCGCGTGGAAGTGGTTCTCGCACAGAGGGCGTCCCTCGTGCTCGAAAAAGCTGCCTCCCGAGAAGGGCGCGAAGCATTCCTGGGGGAGGGTGGCCGTGAAAGGATGGGTCAGCCAACAATCCCCTGACCAGATAACTCACTTTAGGAGCTTAATAACCCACTGTGGCAACCCCACCCTCCACAGCCCCACCCCAGATGTGACACACCCTGTCTTGGGCCTAGGCTCCTAGTTGGGCTCCCCTTTTGGCCCAGCTCCCCATCCACcactccccgcacccccccccccaccactcctcCCCCCCTAGCAGCGCACCCTGCAGACGAAACAGTCCGGGTGCCAGAGGGCGCTGAGCGCGGATATGTAGTTATCCAGAATGGGGCCTTGACAGCCCTGGCAGCGCGGGGCGAACAGCTGCAGGAAGTCCCGGCGACAGTAGGGGCGGCCCTCACGCTCATGAAAACCTAGAGGCAGGAGCAGGGCGGAAAGAAAAGGGTGCAGGCTGCACCCAAGACTTGCAAGATCTGAGACTGGAAGGCCAGATGAGGGGTGGTCAGATTGAGcagtagagagggagggatggggtcTAGAGTGGGGGCCTAGTGGGAGGGGATAGGATGGGGACtcgcaagtgggagagggtggGGCCAGAAGACTTGGAAGGTTTTAGCAGGCTGGACCAAAGTGGGTTAGGCGGGATGTTGAGCAGACCGGTGGCTTTCAAGACTGGAGCCAAGCTCTCACCCTCATCTCCGAAGGGCTCCCCACAACTGACGCAGCAGAAATGCTCTGGGTGCCAATGGGTGCCCAAGGCAGTGACCATCTTCTGTGGGGCATGAACAAGGACACTCAGTATGGCCTTccatcccttcttcccttcctctcccaccctgaACCTATGCAATTGGGTTTAAGTAGGAGTTTGAGGCACAAGAGACCTAACAAGGAACTTGGAAGTCAAAGAGAGTGGGTGGAGTCCAAAGGGCCTTGGACAAGGCCAAGGGGCTTAGCATGGGTGTGCGGGGGGCTGTGATTTGAATGGGGCCCACCCCACAGGCACCCTGGGTGAGGTGGGGTTTGTGGGACAGGTGCAGCTCACATGTCGGATGGGTTGATTGCAGAGGCCACAACGTGGGGAGAAGCGCTCAAAGTAGCACTCAGGGCAGAAGGGGGCTCCATCCTTCTCGAAGAAGCTGCTGCCTCCCAGGGACATGGAACAGCCACCGCAAATGAAGTGCTCAGGGTGCCAAGTACGGCCCAGCGCAGTCACCACCTGTGAGTTGAGGGTGAGGCCTGGATCAGAGTGGTCCTTGAGCTGCCATGCGCCCAATGAGCTAAGATTTACATGGCACATTtcaagtttgcttttcttttcttttcttttttttttttttttttttttttaccatttgacTCCCTTCACTCATTTCTCTCCACTCACCCTAAGAGATTAGGATGAAGAACCTAATGTTCAAGTCAGTCTGTAAGTGACAGAGATTCAACCCAGGTCTTCCAGCACAGTACTTAGGACTCTCAATAATTTTAGAAGCCCATGAAAATGttgtaattactttaaaaatcagaagaaaaaaatgagctggaagaaaatgatttaatatataatattaagaaaTTCTTCTTCATACCAACACAGtcataaaacacaattttaatttttaatttaatggagGGAGGGACCCATGAAGGTGAAAGTGACTAGGGCCCAAAAAGGTCACAATGCCATCCTGCTGTGCTAAGATTAAAAATTCTGGGATGGAAGCAGGGCACTAAATCTAGCAAGAGGATCTAGGTCAACCACTGGGCACAGCTGTTGTCAACAACATTTACTCAGTCAATTAGCCAAGAGCCAGAGTTCACACACCGGATGCTGGTGGAGCAGAAACATCTTTTGTGGATGACTGAGAAATGGTAGGTGGCCCCAATAAGACTTTTGTGAAGACTAAGAGATGGAGGTTTGTAAGAGAGCTAGAATAGTGCCTGCACAAAGTAGAACCACAATAAATGGTAACTGAGTTGGAATTCTCATTCTCATCCTACCACTCATGTGCAATGTGACTcagagctttagtttcctcatctgtaaaatatgaacAACAGTAATACCCACTTCCCAGAGTCatttactaaaagaaaacaacacaaaatctGGCTCTCAGGATGGATCCATGGGCCTCTATCTCCCTACTCACAGTTCTCCACTTACCTGCCCAGCAATAGGTTTATTGCAGGAGCCACAGAGACCCTTGGTCTGGGTGGGAACACCACGGCGGCTGAGATCAGACTGCAGCAGTCCCAACATGGTGTCTAGGCTGCCCTTGCTAGTTGGCCCTGGTGAGGATGGGGAGCCCTCATTCACAGAGCTTGGCACTGGTGGCTGAGTTGACCCAGAGGTTGGAAGCTGCAGCAAGAAGGACATGAGAGTTGAGTCAGCAAGGCAGAAGAAGTGGATGGTTCTAAAAGGGGTTGGGGAGCCACAAATCCACACTGGCCCACCTCCTACCTGACTCACGTGGTTCTGGACACGGAAGTCAGACAGTGAAGCCATCAGCCTATCCAATTCCAGGGTGGCCGAGGTTGCTGAAGGCTTTGGGAGAACAGGGGATGGGCTGGGAGGGCTGTGAAGAACACAACTTGTGTTAGCTCAGAGCCACCCAGAATAATGAATGCTATCCTCCAGTAATTCAGGCATCTATCACCTCTCTCCCAGCTCTACCAGCCATATCAAACTCACAGGCTGGGCCTTTTCTTGTCCTCAGATTGGTCCTCCTTCTGTTCCCCTGCAGTCTCCTTGCTAGATGGGAACTGAGACATTATTTCAtctgcagagaggagagaagggcacTGGATATGGGGTCATACTCTATCCCCTTCCAGTTAAGACTTGTGTCCCGTTAGCTGCTACTCTGGAAGAGTATACCCCTCAGTCTTTTCCCTTCTCCACCGTGTCCCCATCCCATCAAGGCCTATCTCTGTGACCTGGTACCTGTGATGTTGAACTGGGTAGCATTAAGTTCCTGAAGCAATCGGTCTAGTTCACAGAGGCCTGTGCCCAAGACACCACTGGAAGAGGAGAATGGAGGGGCCGCAGGAGCTGCAGGTTTTGGGGACCGAGGCTTGCACACCGtactggaaaacagggtggaagCCTGGGTTCAGGGGTGGGGAATCCAAGCCTCTTCACCTGAGTCTTAATTGGCTTCTACTTCCTGCAGTTCCCAGAACCCTCACCTGTACAGATGGTCCTTGTCCCCAGAAGCTCCTGAAGACTCCCCAGATCCTGTCTACAGAGAGAAGGATGCATGTGTGGGATGATAGGCCTATACTTTGCCCCACTCAAGCTCAGATTCTCCTAGCCCTGGCCAAACTTGGCCCTAGTATCACCCCAGTCCCCCACATTTGATCTCACCTGTGACTGGTGGCCATAGGGCAGGGGAGATGTGAAAGGCTCCGGAGACCTCTCTTTTGGAGCCCCTGACCTTGGCATGTGTGAGGTGGTGGTCTCCAGGTCAGACAGCAGGGCATCTGCAGGGGAGAGTCCGTCAGGATGAGAAGTTGAGAGGTTAAGGTTAGAGCAGAGACAGGGACTTAAGAGATTAGAAGATAAGAGTTCCAAGTAGGCAGTAGTTGAGGAGGACAGAAGCCAGTATTAAGAGCAGAAGTTAAGAATCAGATGGAAACACAGACCAGACCAAGGCAGAGAAGTAGAAGTGCAGCAGGGAATATTTATGACCAAAAACATCCCAAATGGCTCATCTTGGGAGTCATGCACAAAAACCACCTGATTCTTTTACTTTCTGCATCTTCCCTGATGCAGTCAAAATTGACGATTTACGCAAGCCAAATCTGGCTTCACCCCAAATTGCTCAGTTGGCTGTATGCCTGGCACCCCGTTTTCTGGTTGGATGCTCTTTCTGCCCACTAattcctgctcccctcccccacctaaaCAGACTCGCTCAGCTCTGGCACAACTCCAGGTACTGGGTCCCACCCTATGCTCCTCATTGGCAGGTCTCCTGGGACCTGCtttctgattggcttattttCCATACAAGCCGGTTACCCCTACTGAGCAGCACCCCCTACTGAAGGGTGCCTGAACCCCTTCTCTTCCATGGAGAGTACAGCCTTTCCAACAGACCAGGAGGAGGAGATGCCTGGgtcctccttcttcctccaagacaaccccccacacccacccatccTCAGAACTAGATCCTTTGAATCCTTTCCTTTCCAGAACCTAGAAGTCCCTACTCCTTTATTCATCTCTGAGTACCACAGTGGAACCCTTAACCTCTTCCTGGCATCTTGGCACTCATCTGTTCTCTTTCTAGGCGGAAAGACCCGACCCCTACCATACTTAGGGTCCCttaactcttttcttctcttaaactCTGAGCAGGCCCATTTTCTTCTCGAGAATTCGATTTCATATTCTCCCTTCCCATCTACTTTCCCAGGCCTTGACCCCAAgacccctttagcccttcccttcccagagCCCCTGAGCCCAGGCGCCCACTGGCAGGCGCTGCACCTCCCTGCCCATCCGTCAGCAGCCTGTGATGGAGGGAGCTGagtgagggaagaagggagggagctgagcgagggaagaagggagggagcgGCCAGTCCgggaaaggcaggaagggagaggcaggaagggggacGTGGAGTCGGAAAGGAGGCGCGGGCAAAGACCAGAATCAAGAAGACAGAAGGCAGGGATGGGGCGATTTGGGGAGTGCAAGGGGGCTCCAGGATGAGGAAGCCGGTCTAGATGGTGGTGAGGAGCTGGGGATAAGGGGACCCAAGCCCCACTCACCCAGGTCCTCCATGGCGGGGCACGGGCGCACCGCGCGGGGCGAGCAGGGCGGGGGCTGTgtccggtgggggcggggggtgagggacGTCCGGGAGTTGGAGGCCCGGCCGTGACCATGTAAGGAAGCCGGGACCCGCTGGGATGGagctggtggggggcgggaggggggggggtgggtagcgAGGGTGCAAAGAACGGGAGAACCCAGGATGGGGGCGTGTAAAGGAAGGAGGGCCAAGGCCCACCCAGGCCCAGCCCGCCTGTCTGCCGCAGAGGCAGCCACACCCCAGCCTTGGCTTCAGCTACAGGGAGCCCCAGgctgcctgagccaaagtcagagaagaGGCTCTCCCAGACCAAGCTGGAGATCCTCTGCTCAGTGAGACTCTTAGACCAGACTGAGGCCCCCAAGCAGACACCCCCCACCAAGGCTAGCACCCTGAGTCCTTGATAGAGCCCCTGTCCACTCAGGCCATTCCAGAGAGACTTGCCCCAGACAGAATTGTTGGGTTGCGGGCAGAAGTGATCATTCTAAGGATCAGTTAGACAGCAGGTTCAGGGACATTCCCTTAGAGACCCTGATAGCAATGACATGAACAGATCCCAAATGGCACATATACTAGACACAAATCTCTCAGAAATGGAGACAGATAGACACAATGAACTCTCCCATCCTCTAAGCCAGGACCTTCTCTCCAAAAATTGGAACCAAACATATAGACACAGGTAAACTGAACCCAGGCCCAAGCCCCATGCAGACTCAGGGAAAACACTTTCAGGCAACCAGACCACAGCCAGCCTTCAAGACAAAGCCTTTCCCCAACACTGAGGCGACCCTTGGGAAAGAGCCCTTTCCCAAGATACTGGTGAACACAGAGAAGACACAGACCCCATCCACAAAGGAACAAGGGGCCTTCCCTCGACTGAGACCCCTGGAAATCAAGGTGGAAGTGAACACTTAGAGCGGAGTTTGGACAGACACAACAGTGTTGCAGTCCCTGGACTGTGGGTCTCAACCCAgcagcaaattaaaacaacctgggaagctttttaaaaatactgatgcccagAGCATCCTCCCCTCAGTCCAATTCAATGAGAAAGAGCctaggcatcagtatttttaaaaagctctctgGGTAGTTCTAATGCACAACCCAAGAACAGAGACCTGGACACtcacagaagcacagagataGCAAGTGTCAACCTTAGCTCCCCAGAAGCTAACTGGCAGCCAGTCCGGGCACCCTCCTTGAAGTCAGGCTGCCACCTGAGTGGTTTAGTGATCTGGGATCCTGGTGATGTAGATCCTGCCTTGAGAGATCATACACAGTGCAACATAAGCTGAATACAACCCGGAGCTCTGGCCCTCTCTGAGCAAAACTAAGACAGGGGTTTGGGGACTCTAGGAACATAGAGGTCTTCCTTCAGGCTAATAGCAGAAGGACACTTCGTCCAAGagatgaaaacagacacagagactgaAGACCCAAGATGAGCAAAGGTCACTCAGGAAACAGTAATGCCAAGGCCTTGGACATACATCCCCACACTCACATTTCCTCAGCCCAGCCCCTTCAAAAGACACTAACCAAAGTCTGTATGTCTAGCTGGATACCTGAGCAATGAAGTTGCATAAGCAGAAAGCAGGCTTCTCCCAGTACTCTACTCTATCCCAGGACTCCAGGAACCACTGCATAATTACTTATTAAACTCCTACATGCCAAGGGTGGCCTGTGTTGAGACACATCAACTTGGACAAGACCCTGTTTGATGGGTGAAGGGAGTGGGGGGACTCCCACAGGAAAGTAAGCAGAGACACCACACAATAGGGGTATCCAATTCCAAAGTTTTTAATCTCAACTCTGGAAGGCTGGCCCAGGCCAGGTGCCTGGAGCCCTGGGCCGTTCTTCATCTGTGGGTCCCACACTCGGACCCTGGCGTCTTCAGACCATCATCCTGGGGTACAGCTCCATTCTCTCATCGGTCCTCAATGGTGACTTCTGCTCAGCTTCCTCTTATGCTGCTCTGAGGGAGTCCTCCTTCATAGCCAACTCATCCTTGGATCCCCTCCCAGGGGACATCAACAGTCTAAGCTGGAACCCTTGCCCCCGAATTCAACCCCCATTACCACAGCCAGTAAAGCCTCAGTCAGCGGCCCTGCCTCCTCGCCTGCTGCCTCCACAAGCCCCACTAAGGCCAAGGCCCGTTTCCGAGGGCACTgccctggccccagagcccagcGGGCACAATGGGCAACCAATCGGGGCCGGCCCAGGCGGAATACTTCACCCACTGACTCTGGGCCACCATGGGGTCCCAGGTGGATGTGGCCCAcagcctcttccagctcctcctccagcccagggAGCAAAAAACGGCCAGCAGCCTCCAGTGCCTCCTCAGCCTCTGAGCCCAGCAGGGGCTGGCCTGGTGGGGGAACAGGCCCCAGTGTAGCGCCACAGCCCCGGCAGCCATGCAAGTGATGCAGGATAGGCCAGGCTGCACTGGGTGACAGGCCTCGAAGTGGCACCAGGTCCATCTGGGCTTCGGCAAAGCTGCCAGCTAGCAGGGCCCGGAAGAAAGGGGAGGCAGTAGCTGAGGCAGCTCGCTGGGCAGGGAGCCGTAGGCCTGAGTCCAGTAGGAAATGAAGGtcaggggctgggatgggggctgGGCCCAGCAGATGTTCATAAAGGCAAGGGGAGGGGGCATCTAGATCCAAAGGGATTGTAGGTGGGAGGGCTGGGCTCACAGTGGGAGACACCAGGCCTTGGAGGCAGGAAAGGGAGTCCGCagcaaagaagaggaagagtggaTGTGGAGCTGGCCGAGTTAGTGCTGAGAGGAGGAGCCGGAGGCCGCCCTGGTCCAGAAGTAGCCGGCGCCACAGAGAGGGCTTCCTTTGGGAAGAAAGGGAATCTTTCAGAAGGTGAAAAATGGTGGCATTAGGGAATGGCAACCTTGCTCCCCTGATCCCTATGAGGCACCCACATCCCCCTCACCGACAGATGAAGGGCAGGGTCAGTGCACAGGCCACGCGGTCCTCAGGGCTTCCTGAGAGCAGCAGATGAGTGAGGGCGCCCACTCCAAAGGGTGATTCAGCCTGCACAGTCAGGTTCTGCAGCAGCATCTCACCTGCAGAGATGGGCAGAGCAAGTCAGGTTGGGAGTTGATGTCCCAACTCTGGGTCCTTCAAAGGAATGAGGCTAAAACCTCACGGCATGGAAGGGGGTAGGACTGCAGGCCCTAGAGGGAAAGGGTCCAGATGCTAGGAACTGAAGATCAAGGGCAAGAACAAAGTGTGATAGTCAGGGCGTACGTACATCTGGGTTCTAAAGGACTCATAATCTGCAGTCAAGACACAGAAGACAGGGCAGTCCCTGGCAGTGTTGGGATTGGTGGGGGGGCTAGGAGGATATGGTGCCTGAGCCAGAGTTTTCTAACTCAGTGTGCCCAGTGGGAAGGCAATCAGGATAGTGCAGAACCAAGAGCATATTGGGTAATGAAATACAGACAAACATGATTCTAAGTTGTTAGGACCAAGCCTGGTGTTGGGGTACACAGGCCCCAAGACTTGGGCAGAGGATGGAGCAGAACTTTGCATGCTGGGagtccctccctcttcccacctggTGACTGAGGTTGGATggtgggctgggcagggcagtGAGAAAGCTATGAACAGCAGAGTGAGGTTCTCAGTCCAGAACCAGAGGGGGATGGGGCCTCTTATGGGGGACACACCCAGCTCCCGGTGCTGGCGTCGAACTGGGCGGGCACGCAGCGTGGGCCAATCATCCGGGGCAACACCTAACACAAGCCAGGCACGCAGCAGTGCAGCACCATAGCTGCGCACAAAGGCCTCGAGACAGGCAGGGTTGCAGGTAAGGCGTGCCAGGATGCGCAGTGCACGTGGGCTCGGTGGACCCGGTGAGCCCGTCACATAGGCCAGCAGGCCACATAGGGCTGGGCTGGTCACCAATGCCCCACTTGGGTCGGGAGCCTGGGAGAAGCGCGACAGTAGCAGCAGCGCTGGCCCCTCGCGGCCCCAAGGCTCCTCAGAGGTGGCGGCAGGGCTGCGGCCAGGTGTGCGCAGTGTGCGAGGCGTCCGCAGTGAAGctgggcccagggtggggctggtTGGCTCAGCTGGCTCCGGTGGCGGTGGAGGTGGGGGACATCGCTCAGGGGACCAGTCAGGAGAGATGTCTCCCGGGCCTGCGGCGTAGCCTTCAGAGATCAGCCATGACCtgtagaggggaaaatggggagactGAACCCAGAACCACAACAAAGGAGCAGAGCCAAAGAGCTGTCATGTAAAACTAAGTGACTGAAGCCAGGGAGAGGAAATGAGGCCAGGGGGGataggagagaaagggaaatggggaaaaatacCCCAACTCAGTCAGCAATTACTGATACCTATTATGTACGAAGTCCAGTATTAGGTACCGGGCATGAACAGTAAGAAAACTAAAGTCCCCATCCTACCAGAGTTTATATTCTATTGAGGGGTGAACAgacaacaaagtaaaaatggtCCAGTGAACCTGTCTGGGTCCCAAAGTTCAGAGGTGCTGGCGTAGAGCCAAGGCCAAAGATGGACTCaggaaaaagaatgtttaatgaTGACTAGAAAGTGGTCATGTCCGGGGAGAATGAGGAATCAGGAATCAGAGTCAACAAGAGTTGACTGAGATAGAATGGGGTAGTGAAGACAGCCAGAGTCCTCAACCCACAGCAATCAGGTGGGGATTCACCTTAGGCTTCGGAAGCTTCCAGCTTCTGCCCGCTCAGGGGTCCGCTCCTCAGGAAAGTCCCAGGAAGcagcttctcttccctcttcttcctcatcaCCAGCATCACCACACAGCTGCCCAGCCAAGAGAGGTACAAGTCCCAGAGCCTGTAGCCGGCCCAGGGCTCCAGTATCATACAGGAAGCCCACGAGGGCAGCCACGACACgaaggtgccaggcactggcacGAGGGTCCCGTAGCAGGCCCATCAACAGCTCCAAACCACCAGCATCCCGCAGCCGGGCCCGGTTGATGGCCTCCCGGCACAGCAGGCACACGGCTCGTACCAGGGGCTGCTGAGAGGCTGGGCCAGCCCCATTAGG
This window encodes:
- the ARMC5 gene encoding armadillo repeat-containing protein 5 isoform X2; the protein is MAAAKPTLTDSLSFCLAQLTAAAGEGLGGGKDTATNETPLGRALLALRTRHVKAAGGIERFRARGGLRPLLALLRRAAAAGPAPSQAGSGSAPSSVESAIYDGPAPSSGPAPSSASSSSPSPPARLRKTLDLALSILANCCTEGACRTEVRRLGGILSLGAVPLLVESLTACQDSQCLQSVVRALRNLADSPQHRLALAQQGAVRPLAELLAAAPDPALTLALVRALLELSRGCSRACAEQLSLGGGLGPLVSLASHPKKAVREATILILANLCAQGLVRPALGNAGGVEVLLGELRRRRGPNGAGPASQQPLVRAVCLLCREAINRARLRDAGGLELLMGLLRDPRASAWHLRVVAALVGFLYDTGALGRLQALGLVPLLAGQLCGDAGDEEEEGREAASWDFPEERTPERAEAGSFRSLRSWLISEGYAAGPGDISPDWSPERCPPPPPPPEPAEPTSPTLGPASLRTPRTLRTPGRSPAATSEEPWGREGPALLLLSRFSQAPDPSGALVTSPALCGLLAYVTGSPGPPSPRALRILARLTCNPACLEAFVRSYGAALLRAWLVLGVAPDDWPTLRARPVRRQHRELGEMLLQNLTVQAESPFGVGALTHLLLSGSPEDRVACALTLPFICRKPSLWRRLLLDQGGLRLLLSALTRPAPHPLFLFFAADSLSCLQGLVSPTVSPALPPTIPLDLDAPSPCLYEHLLGPAPIPAPDLHFLLDSGLRLPAQRAASATASPFFRALLAGSFAEAQMDLVPLRGLSPSAAWPILHHLHGCRGCGATLGPVPPPGQPLLGSEAEEALEAAGRFLLPGLEEELEEAVGHIHLGPHGGPESVGEVFRLGRPRLVAHCARWALGPGQCPRKRALALVGLVEAAGEEAGPLTEALLAVVMGVEFGGKGSSLDC
- the ARMC5 gene encoding armadillo repeat-containing protein 5 isoform X1, whose translation is MAAAKPTLTDSLSFCLAQLTAAAGEGLGGGKDTATNETPLGRALLALRTRHVKAAGGIERFRARGGLRPLLALLRRAAAAGPAPSQAGSGSAPSSVESAIYDGPAPSSGPAPSSASSSSPSPPARLRKTLDLALSILANCCTEGACRTEVRRLGGILSLVTILQCVKTDSIQNRTARALGNLAMEPESCGDIHSAGAVPLLVESLTACQDSQCLQSVVRALRNLADSPQHRLALAQQGAVRPLAELLAAAPDPALTLALVRALLELSRGCSRACAEQLSLGGGLGPLVSLASHPKKAVREATILILANLCAQGLVRPALGNAGGVEVLLGELRRRRGPNGAGPASQQPLVRAVCLLCREAINRARLRDAGGLELLMGLLRDPRASAWHLRVVAALVGFLYDTGALGRLQALGLVPLLAGQLCGDAGDEEEEGREAASWDFPEERTPERAEAGSFRSLRSWLISEGYAAGPGDISPDWSPERCPPPPPPPEPAEPTSPTLGPASLRTPRTLRTPGRSPAATSEEPWGREGPALLLLSRFSQAPDPSGALVTSPALCGLLAYVTGSPGPPSPRALRILARLTCNPACLEAFVRSYGAALLRAWLVLGVAPDDWPTLRARPVRRQHRELGEMLLQNLTVQAESPFGVGALTHLLLSGSPEDRVACALTLPFICRKPSLWRRLLLDQGGLRLLLSALTRPAPHPLFLFFAADSLSCLQGLVSPTVSPALPPTIPLDLDAPSPCLYEHLLGPAPIPAPDLHFLLDSGLRLPAQRAASATASPFFRALLAGSFAEAQMDLVPLRGLSPSAAWPILHHLHGCRGCGATLGPVPPPGQPLLGSEAEEALEAAGRFLLPGLEEELEEAVGHIHLGPHGGPESVGEVFRLGRPRLVAHCARWALGPGQCPRKRALALVGLVEAAGEEAGPLTEALLAVVMGVEFGGKGSSLDC